One Huiozyma naganishii CBS 8797 chromosome 4, complete genome genomic region harbors:
- the PSK1 gene encoding serine/threonine protein kinase PSK1 (similar to Saccharomyces cerevisiae PSK1 (YAL017W) and PSK2 (YOL045W); ancestral locus Anc_7.86), whose product MPYIGSSNSSNVSFMAMKEKHSINKKSAAQSQLSLGEHARSPLYNSTEEADGDTNSSIPSSASGTTISSPTRPYRPRPPSPQRDSTLRAGAGGLAFGNGTATNGGTPTLEKRSQSISSAASSVTDVGVQELYTLPNESTHSYSYNPLSPNSLAVRLSILKRSLEIIIGNPKIIENEPAVASQFSRRRSSAQDNTTHRQMRSASMVNGDRSAHRQSPGYLTKQDLNTMRRFSISADSSNWAKFNTQQIWTTPTAALNAFVANTTQITAPPDVEDDLDDHTTNVKQFITEGKTANTLKHRTNSLAFLPRIWNEYDFDPQTVGPAPQRSRSANLNKRRSSIMFRQPFPSAGTPQPVGGDEEVSRGSSDDDSKGEKEDEDEEEEAYIDEQRANLMSLLDLLNETLENNTSKRAPDLHMLSLFNINKLILDKPTSSKPNSDGESSDDEPFGKNKTYSEEDKHTLRLKKTLLDSLAEPFFERNISYEEANENEMTLRPGIDDLDLSNSQGSITHPGDAKRDYGRILHTFTSTKNSAPQAIFTCYQQHPWQFKAANDLACLIFGISKNVLKSLTLMDLIHTDSRNFVIHKMLATEDQELVFTGEIIGIVQPGSSNQNLIWASFWAKRKNGLLVCVFEKVPCDYVDVMLDLNEFQVEEVVNNGCLLNDSNKSKDINQRHDAVKHRQPKFELGSKNRKKSFTLERTTEGGNSGYNTESESSDEDSEEDSMDANTGGYTTPEDDNALTDQQKAEGMAGTLGKKSVTFANEFRDLQNISNSLAQLIEDVKDGKRFHKDDDLLPMAQRISNHINQRRYFTITYPSSNIPCAVSSSVLANDLKLKIHSLPYEAGLFIIDSHTLNLVSFNRSISKNMFGYHFRDLVDKPITKIIPSFRSIVEFIARTYPALNITYHKNRGIVLTEHFFRKMQAEIEGDSEGFYTSVGIDGVHSDGNAIKVDFQMRVLNPNYAFVWITHSRDVVFDDYKTNPSQLGMLNENEIAYMSSSGSSIASSKKTTTKIPVSELRVQNSNIALRGNTPLPVAPVGTSIDAKVLYRVKDRSIRDGSSVASTSSCLSSPLLKSQDQNIKAPIPMINTELDIKNKLAQFYSKDKSQFVKEGNFKVDQNLIISKISTSPILRRDSSGVPTPTEENPGRRPSNNDIAVSNRTPTTFLYKPVHNIGALKHSIKFSDFTNLQKMGEGAYGKVNLCMHKKEKYIVVIKMIFKERILVDTWVRDRKLGTIPSEIQIMATLNKQPHENILRLLDFFEDDDYYYIETPIHGETGCIDLFDLIELKNNMTEMEVKLIFKQIVSGIKHLHDQAIIHRDIKDENVIVDATGFVKLIDFGSAAHVKSGPFDVFVGTIDYAAPEVLSGDPYEGKPQDIWAIGILLYTIVFKENPFYNIDEILEGELTFSESSDVSAECKALISMILNRNVQKRPTIDDIYNDKWLEL is encoded by the coding sequence ATGCCGTATATAGGATCGTCGAATAGTTCGAATGTGTCCTTCATGGCCATGAAGGAGAAACACTctatcaacaagaagagcGCGGCGCAGTCGCAGCTATCTTTGGGGGAACATGCGAGGAGTCCCCTGTACAACTCTACAGAGGAAGCTGACGGGGATACAAACTCGTCCATCCCGTCGTCCGCTTCGGGGACGACCATTTCGTCGCCGACAAGACCTTACAGGCCGCGACCACCCTCACCACAGCGCGACAGTACGCTCAGGGCAGGCGCGGGCGGACTCGCATTTGGGAATGGAACCGCTACCAATGGTGGCACACCCACACTGGAGAAGAGGTCGCAGAGTATTTCGTCGGCCGCGTCCAGTGTCACAGACGTCGGAGTCCAGGAACTGTACACACTGCCGAACGAGTCCACGCACTCGTATTCGTACAACCCGCTGTCCCCCAACTCGCTCGCCGTGCGGCTGTCCATCCTCAAGAGATCACTAGAGATCATCATAGGGAACCCAAAGATTATAGAGAACGAGCCAGCCGTGGCGTCGCAGTTCTCAAGGAGACGCTCGTCAGCTCAGGATAACACTACGCACAGACAGATGCGGTCTGCGTCCATGGTCAACGGAGATAGAAGTGCACACAGACAATCACCAGGGTACCTTACAAAACAGGACTTGAACACAATGCGCAGGTTCTCCATCTCCGCGGATAGCAGTAACTGGGCCAAATTTAACACGCAACAGATATGGACCACACCCACGGCGGCGCTTAACGCCTTCGTGGCGAACACGACACAGATCACAGCACCGCCCGATGTCGAAGACGACCTCGACGATCACACGACGAACGTGAAACAGTTTATCACAGAGGGGAAGACGGCGAACACGCTGAAACATAGGACGAACTCGCTAGCGTTCCTCCCCCGGATATGGAACGAGTACGACTTCGACCCGCAGACTGTCGGGCCAGCTCCACAGAGGTCCCGTAGCGCAAACCTAAACAAGAGAAGGTCAAGTATCATGTTCAGACAACCGTTCCCAAGTGCGGGCACACCGCAACCCGTGGGAGGCGACGAAGAAGTTTCGAGGGGCAGCTCGGATGACGACAGCAAGGGggagaaggaggacgaggatgaggaagaggaggcGTACATTGACGAACAGAGGGCAAATCTCATGAGTCTGCTTGACTTGCTCAACGAAACATTGGAGAATAACACTTCGAAGAGGGCACCGGACCTTCACATGCTTTCGCTTTTCAACATCAATAAACTCATCCTGGATAAACCGACCAGTAGTAAACCCAATAGCGATGGAGAGAGTAGCGACGATGAACCCTTTGGGAAGAATAAAACTTActcagaggaggacaaaCATACGCTgagattgaagaaaactttgCTAGACAGTCTTGCGGAACCGTTCTTCGAAAGAAACATCTCCTACGAGGAGGCGAATGAAAACGAAATGACTTTAAGACCGGGGATCGACGACTTGGACTTATCAAACTCTCAGGGGAGCATTACTCACCCTGGAGACGCAAAGCGCGATTACGGCAGAATCCTACACACCTTCACATCGACGAAAAATTCAGCGCCACAAGCCATCTTCACTTGCTATCAACAGCACCCGTGGCAGTTCAAAGCCGCTAACGACCTCGCGTGTCTGATCTTCGGCATATCGAAAAATGTGCTCAAGTCCCTCACACTGATGGACTTGATCCACACGGACTCGAGAAACTTTGTCATTCACAAAATGCTCGCCACAGAGGACCAAGAACTCGTATTCACTGGGGAAATCATTGGGATCGTACAACCGGGCAGTTCAAACCAGAACCTCATATGGGCTTCGTTTTGGGCCAAGCGGAAAAACGGGTTGCTCGTTTGTGTGTTCGAAAAAGTACCCTGTGACTACGTCGATGTGATGCTCGATCTCAACGAGTTTCAAGTGGAGGAGGTAGTCAACAATGGCTGTCTACTGAATGACTCCAACAAGTCAAAGGATATCAACCAGCGGCACGATGCTGTGAAGCACAGACAACCCAAATTTGAACTCGGGAGcaaaaacaggaagaaaTCGTTCACGTTGGAGAGGACGACGGAGGGCGGAAACAGCGGGTACAACACGGAAAGCGAAAGTAGTGACGAGGACTCGGAAGAGGATAGCATGGACGCCAACACAGGAGGGTATACCACCCCAGAGGACGACAATGCCCTCACAGACCAGCAGAAGGCGGAGGGCATGGCTGGCACTCTGGGGAAGAAGTCGGTCACTTTTGCCAACGAGTTCCGCGACTTGCAGAATATCAGTAACTCGCTTGCCCAACTCATCGAGGACGTGAAGGACGGGAAAAGATTCCACAAGGATGACGATCTGTTGCCCATGGCTCAAAGAATCTCAAACCATATCAACCAGCGAAGGTACTTCACAATCACGTACCCATCGTCCAATATCCCATGTGCCGTGTCCTCCTCTGTTCTAGCCAATGActtgaaactgaaaattcATAGTTTGCCATACGAAGCAGGTCTCTTCATCATAGACTCGCATACTTTGAACCTTGTCAGTTTCAATAGATCCATTTCCAAAAATATGTTTGGGTACCATTTCCGTGACCTTGTCGATAAACCAATCACCAAAATAATACCATCCTTCAGAAGCATCGTGGAGTTCATCGCAAGAACGTACCCAGCTCTAAACATCACCTATCACAAAAACAGAGGAATCGTCCTCACGGAACACTTCTTCAGAAAGATGCAAGCGGAGATCGAGGGTGACTCAGAGGGGTTTTACACCTCGGTCGGTATTGATGGTGTGCATAGTGACGGGAATGCCATCAAAGTCGACTTCCAGATGCGTGTGCTCAATCCAAACTATGCGTTCGTGTGGATAACACACTCGAGAGATGTTGTGTTTGACGACTACAAGACAAACCCATCGCAACTAGGGATGCTTAACGAAAACGAAATAGCGTACATGAGCAGTTCAGGGAGTTCCATTGCGTCTTCGAAAAAAACAACTACAAAGATACCAGTGAGCGAATTGAGGGTTCAAAACAGCAATATTGCGCTAAGGGGGAACACACCGCTCCCTGTAGCACCGGTTGGCACCTCTATCGACGCAAAGGTGCTATACCGTGTTAAGGATAGATCGATAAGGGATGGGTCTAGCGTGGCAAGCACAAGTTCCTGCCTATCCAGCCCTCTACTGAAGTCTCAAGACCAGAATATAAAGGCGCCGATTCCAATGATCAACACGGAGCTCGACATAAAGAACAAACTTGCGCAATTCTATAGTAAGGACAAGTCGCAATTCGTCAAAGAGGGTAATTTTAAAGTCGACCAAAACCTGATCATCAGTAAGATATCCACGTCACCGATACTAAGGCGCGACTCCTCCGGGGTACCGACTCCGACGGAGGAGAACCCAGGAAGAAGACCATCCAATAATGACATTGCAGTCTCCAACCGTACCCCAACGACGTTTCTTTACAAACCAGTGCATAACATTGGAGCTCTCAAACACTCGATCAAATTCTCTGATTTCACAAACTTGCAAAAAATGGGTGAAGGTGCGTACGGTAAAGTGAACCTGTGTATGcacaagaaggagaagtacATTGTGGTCATCAAGATGATCTTTAAGGAGAGGATCTTGGTGGACACATGGGTGAGAGACCGGAAACTGGGAACGATACCTTCCGAGATCCAGATCATGgccactttgaacaaacaACCACACGAAAACATATTAAGGCTATTGGATTTTTTTGAGGACGATGATTACTACTACATTGAGACGCCTATACACGGGGAGACGGGCTGTATCGACTTGTTCGACCTAATTGAGTTAAAGAACAATATGACTGAGATGGAGGTCAAGTTAATCTTCAAGCAAATTGTATCAGGTATCAAGCATTTGCACGACCAGGCGATTATCCACAGGGATATCAAGGATGAAAACGTTATAGTGGATGCGACTGGGTTTGTGAAACTGATTGATTTTGGGTCTGCCGCGCACGTGAAGAGTGGCCCCTTTGATGTTTTCGTTGGTACGATTGACTACGCTGCTCCGGAAGTCCTGAGCGGTGATCCTTACGAGGGCAAACCGCAGGATATCTGGGCGATTGGTATTTTACTTTACACGATCGTGTTCAAGGAAAACCCATTCTACAATATCGATGAGATCTTGGAAGGTGAACTAACCTTTAGCGAGTCGAGCGATGTGAGCGCCGAATGCAAGGCGTTGATCTCGATGATCTTGAACAGGAACGTGCAAAAGAGACCCACAATCGACGATATTTACAACGATAAATGGTTGGAGTTGTGA
- the KNAG0D04820 gene encoding uncharacterized protein (similar to Saccharomyces cerevisiae NTG1 (YAL015C) and NTG2 (YOL043C); ancestral locus Anc_7.89), whose product MRHPVSFQYLRGYSRGGKVHLSSKFRNHGMARLRSAVKRVADAVVESAYFKKEKFGGAGLVDTEWVKTLDNGAYFEWLAEQTGGGGFKVGGHGRSRTPRFYQVPGRTVGPLSPAVQKPCTPRIEVRCGKLINPPVDTVGGSTIPFTVGRQCGISRDQIEPKTYRVQVLVGVMLSSQTKDEMTAKAMYNVMRHCIDSVGSVQGITVPALLQIDERTLDSLISCVGFHQRKSNYILRTCQILEDSYGGDIPETAHELQALPGVGPKMTYLTLQKAWGKMDGICVDVHVDRFCKLFKWVDPNRCKTPDMTRIALQEWLPLPLWSEINSLLVGMGQLIDRPRANRVKICEQLTDPAAIEMVQHMTSYKNWVKYLQKGVKEETGATDMDTGSPVQVKLEPSTLVRLEPATAVKLEPLDTTIDSLTVKGKTEDTMRIQIKTEPDTRTTL is encoded by the coding sequence ATGCGACacccagtttcttttcaataCTTAAGAGGCTACTCTCGAGGTGGGAAGGTGCATCTCTCGAGTAAGTTCCGGAACCACGGTATGGCCAGATTGCGCAGTGCAGTGAAGAGGGTCGCGGATGCCGTGGTAGAGTCCGcgtacttcaagaaggagaaattCGGGGGTGCAGGGCTCGTCGACACTGAATGGGTGAAAACACTGGACAACGGGGCGTACTTCGAGTGGCTGGCAGAACAGACGGGCGGTGGCGGGTTCAAGGTAGGTGGGCACGGCCGCTCCCGGACTCCGCGTTTTTACCAAGTACCGGGTAGGACGGTAGGTCCACTGTCCCCCGCGGTTCAAAAACCGTGTACACCAAGGATAGAGGTCCGCTGCGGTAAACTGATCAACCCTCCAGTGGATACAGTAGGTGGGTCGACGATACCTTTCACCGTCGGAAGACAGTGTGGGATCAGCAGGGACCAGATAGAACCCAAGACTTACAGGGTCCAGGTCCTCGTAGGCGTAATGTTGTCCTCGCAGACAAAGGACGAAATGACAGCGAAGGCAATGTACAACGTGATGCGGCACTGTATCGACTCCGTGGGCAGTGTCCAGGGGATCACAGTCCCCGCGTTGCTCCAGATCGACGAACGTACACTGGATTCTCTGATCAGCTGCGTTGGGTTCCATCAACGCAAGAGCAATTACATCCTCCGCACTTGCCAGATACTGGAGGACTCGTACGGCGGAGATATCCCAGAGACGGCACACGAATTGCAAGCACTCCCAGGGGTCGGACCCAAGATGACTTACTTGACCTTGCAGAAGGCGTGGGGGAAGATGGACGGGATCTGCGTGGACGTCCATGTCGACAGATTCTGTaaattgttcaaatggGTAGACCCAAACCGTTGCAAGACGCCAGACATGACGAGGATCGCATTGCAGGAGTGGTTGCCCTTGCCCCTCTGGAGTGAAATCAACTCTTTGCTCGTTGGGATGGGACAACTGATCGATAGACCGAGGGCCAATAGAGTCAAAATATGCGAACAACTCACGGACCCGGCCGCTATAGAAATGGTCCAACATATGACAAGTTACAAAAACTGGGTCAAATATTTGCAGAAGGGCGTTAAAGAGGAGACTGGGGCAACAGATATGGATACCGGGTCCCCAGTTCAAGTGAAGTTGGAGCCTTCCACGCTCGTGAGACTGGAGCCCGCCACAGCTGTGAAACTGGAACCCCTAGATACCACGATCGACTCGCTAACAGTAAAAGGGAAAACCGAAGATACCATGCGCATCCAGATAAAAACTGAGCCAGATACAAGAACCACACTCTGA
- the CCR4 gene encoding CCR4-NOT core exoribonuclease subunit CCR4 (similar to Saccharomyces cerevisiae CCR4 (YAL021C); ancestral locus Anc_7.78), with translation MNDFALMGGVANPVQGVHLGNGTGAGAGAGAGGMPAVPPPPGIAPANRNSRQLLDYLAVNNNGGGCSRWGFWRGGPGPPPPPGAIASDPTTQLHLNAANAAMHPHLEDPALLNNDIWKLQVQLAAVSAQSLGQPNVYARQNAMKKYLAHQQTAGGDPPTAGNQSLQQLNEASMSLLNRTRVLLSEIAADSQKIKKGYQADEPTAVESTAGTPSTPAAELQAARDNNATPSIFQHKKITPFHIEDEEDEDTMPIEKSKDTAYNDQLWHALDFSNLQIFNVNKNLFKYTFLTKLYLNGNGLSTLPSGIKHLNNLRVLDLSHNRLSELPAELGNCFRLKYLYLFNNLVETLPWEMGNLCNLQFLGVEGNPLDKKLLKILLEKSITGLIFYLRDNRPEIPLVHDRPFVELDIDGEPKHEYESLQESSQGVDHELTKKSFTVLSYNTLCQHYATPKMYRYTPSWALSWEYRRAKLRDQILSYSCDIMCLQEVEARTFEDFWLPLLEKHGYSGSFHAKTRAKLLQHRDSKKVDGCCVFFKRTKFRLIKKEEVDFSSTWMKHEKFQRTEDFLNRAMNKDNIALYFKLQHIASGEHIWVATTHLHWDPKFNDVKTFQVGVLLDHLQTLIRQDNPRQDVKKAPVIICGDFNSYIDSAVYELLSSGSVKDHRDGIKRDYGYMSQNNFSHQLALNSSYGLIGELPFTNFTPSFVDVIDYIWYSTHALRIRGLLGKLDDEYISKFIGFPNDKFPSDHIPLIVRFELLNTNNNNNNNTSNNNASSNSGSRKV, from the coding sequence ATGAACGACTTTGCGCTGATGGGCGGGGTTGCTAACCCCGTGCAGGGAGTGCACTTGGGGAACGGGACTGGCGCGGGTGCTGGCGCAGGCGCCGGGGGGATGCCGGCAGTGCCTCCGCCGCCAGGGATCGCTCCGGCAAACCGCAACTCGCGGCAGTTGCTGGATTACTTAGCGGTTAATAACAACGGGGGGGGTTGCTCCCGGTGGGGTTTCTGGAGGGGGGGCCCCGGCCCCCCTCCACCTCCAGGAGCCATTGCGTCGGATCCTACCACCCAGCTCCACCTAAATGCAGCAAACGCAGCAATGCACCCGCACCTGGAGGACCCAGCGTTGCTCAACAACGATATATGGAAGTTGCAAGTGCAACTCGCTGCTGTCTCCGCTCAGTCCCTCGGACAGCCGAACGTCTACGCAAGACAGAACGCAATGAAGAAGTACCTTGCACACCAGCAGACTGCGGGGGGGGACCCGCCCACTGCGGGGAATCAGTCCCTGCAACAACTCAACGAGGCGTCGATGTCCCTGCTGAATAGAACTCGAGTGCTGCTCTCAGAGATCGCAGCGGACTCGCAGAAAATTAAGAAGGGGTACCAGGCGGATGAACCAACTGCCGTTGAAAGTACAGCAGGTACTCCGTCGACCCCCGCTGCGGAATTGCAAGCGGCAAGAGACAACAACGCAACACCTTCCATCTTCCAACACAAGAAAATCACCCCGTTCCACATagaggacgaagaggacgaggatACGATGCCCATAGAGAAGTCGAAAGACACCGCATACAACGACCAACTGTGGCATGCACTTgatttctccaatttgCAAATTTTTAACGTCAAcaagaacttgttcaaatacACTTTTCTCACTAAACTGTACTTGAACGGGAATGGGTTGTCCACTCTCCCCTCAGGTATCAAACACCTCAACAACCTCAGAGTCCTCGACTTATCTCACAACAGACTCTCAGAGCTGCCCGCAGAACTGGGCAACTGCTTCAGACTCAAGTACCTCTAcctgttcaacaacttggTAGAGACACTCCCCTGGGAAATGGGCAATCTTTGTAACCTCCAGTTCTTGGGGGTAGAGGGGAACCCACTGGACAAGAAACTACTCAAGATCCTCCTAGAAAAATCAATCACGGGGCTCATCTTCTACTTGAGGGACAACAGACCAGAGATCCCACTAGTACACGACAGACCGTTTGTGGAACTAGACATTGACGGAGAACCAAAACACGAATACGAGTCCCTCCAGGAGAGCTCCCAGGGGGTAGACCACGAACTGACCAAAAAGTCGTTCACCGTACTGTCGTATAACACCCTGTGCCAACACTACGCTACCCCGAAGATGTACCGATACACTCCATCGTGGGCACTCTCATGGGAATACAGGAGAGCGAAACTGAGAGACCAAATACTGTCGTACTCTTGCGATATTATGTGCCTACAAGAGGTCGAGGCAAGGACTTTTGAGGATTTTTGGTTGCCACTACTAGAAAAACACGGGTACAGTGGGTCCTTCCATGCAAAGACGAGAGCGAAATTGTTACAACATAGGGACTCAAAGAAAGTTGACGGGTGTTGTGTGTTCTTCAAAAGGACAAAATTTAgattgatcaagaaggaagaagtGGATTTCTCTAGTACTTGGATGAAACACGAGAAATTCCAAAGAACTGaggatttcttgaacagagCAATGAACAAGGATAACATCGCACTGTACTTCAAATTGCAACATATTGCCTCGGGGGAACACATCTGGGTCGCAACGACTCATCTCCACTGGGACCCGAAGTTTAACGATGTCAAGACATTCCAAGTTGGGGTGCTCCTCGACCACTTGCAAACGCTGATCAGACAGGATAACCCAAGACAGGACGTCAAGAAGGCACCTGTGATCATCTGCGGTGATTTCAACTCGTACATAGACTCAGCGGTCTACGAGCTGCTCAGCTCGGGGAGCGTCAAGGACCACCGCGACGGCATCAAGAGGGACTACGGGTACATGTCGCAGAATAACTTCAGCCACCAACTCGCCCTCAACTCCAGTTACGGACTTATCGGAGAACTGCCCTTCACGAACTTCACCCCGTCGTTCGTAGACGTCATCGACTACATATGGTACTCGACTCACGCGCTAAGGATTCGCGGACTCCTCGGGAAACTTGACGACGAGTACATCTCCAAATTCATCGGGTTCCCAAACGACAAATTTCCAAGTGACCATATACCACTGATAGTTAGATTTGAATTATTgaacaccaacaacaataacaataacaacaCCTCCAATAACAATGCAAGCTCAAACTCTGGGAGTAGGAAAGTGTGA
- the SYN8 gene encoding syntaxin (similar to Saccharomyces cerevisiae SYN8 (YAL014C); ancestral locus Anc_7.92), translating to MTARMQGWEVEYELERLADFGEERSRLDGAVRRTVGARRTEAEGAGGCREGGASVALVGGASATAIGRFNELVAGISDVQPLKVPAQTAHQEQGKRVRFDESVSYRDDPGTPETAREAVEAESRTETVPATATAAPSPPHFAPYHDFRPPPNAELFAQQQQELATQDRALGHLATRVTNAHSISAEINDEVTDQNRYVLDDLEGLVQNTGRNLSRAKRRLAAVEHATRENAPCAVILVLLLILILLLLL from the coding sequence ATGACGGCGAGGATGCAAGGTTGGGAGGTCGAGTACGAGCTGGAGCGGCTGGCGGATTTTGGCGAGGAGCGGAGCCGGCTCGACGGCGCTGTGCGTCGGACCGTCGGCGCGAGACGAACAGAGGCTGAGGGAGCAGGTGGCTGTCGTGAAGGGGGTGCGTCGGTGGCTCTAGTCGGTGGTGCTAGTGCCACTGCAATTGGCCGGTTCAATGAACTCGTTGCAGGGATTTCAGATGTACAGCCGCTGAAGGTGCCAGCACAGACTGCACACCAAGAACAGGGCAAGAGGGTAAGGTTTGACGAGAGTGTATCGTACAGGGATGATCCGGGGACACCGGAGACGGCGCGGGAGGCGGTGGAGGCTGAGAGTCGGACGGAGACGGTGCCAGCGACAGCGACAGCGGCACCGTCTCCGCCCCACTTCGCACCGTACCACGACTTCCGCCCCCCTCCGAACGCGGAACTGTTCgcacaacagcagcaagaaCTCGCTACACAGGACAGAGCACTGGGACACCTCGCGACACGCGTCACAAACGCACACTCGATCTCCGCAGAGATCAACGACGAAGTGACAGACCAGAACAGGTACGTCCTCGACGACCTCGAGGGGCTCGTACAGAACACGGGGAGGAATCTGTCGCGAGCGAAGCGCAGACTCGCCGCTGTGGAACACGCCACGAGGGAGAACGCTCCATGTGCGGTCATCCTAGTGCTTCTTCTGATCCTCATCCTTCTCTTGCTCCTATGA
- the FUN26 gene encoding nucleoside transmembrane transporter FUN26 (similar to Saccharomyces cerevisiae FUN26 (YAL022C); ancestral locus Anc_7.77), whose protein sequence is MEVERLIPPLEEMSMFRKLTNTTYLTFLLTGIGLLWPWNNILSATLYFQDTIFKHTTVYAQVFTSSMMSVSTLASLIFNVYIGTRQHSYVERVTRGLIWQIIVFVLLTVLCLVTGSDESRGAPLWVTFTLVMMLVAMSAMATALTQNGILAIANVFGPEFSQAVMLGQAIAGVLPSVVLFILLLFSSDGAKGQSQTGILLYFLTTSGVCLVCIALYKSSRISDKLLILTSQDERESHSLDNNGGHVPLSLLFKKLKYLVLSIFSTFVVSLSFPVFASAVAVGKLPIKNFQFIPLVFTIWNLGDLYGRVIADLPFFRDASFTPYKTFVYSIARVATIPLFLYYTRQSIDERHTWWLDIGYLFLQFVFGVTNGHIVSISFMKVPGQLDSDDEREAAGGFTNIFASVGLTVGSVLSYTLVYLVAAMRHHVPAPAVDR, encoded by the coding sequence ATGGAGGTCGAGCGGTTGATCCCGCCCCTAGAGGAGATGTCCATGTTCCGGAAACTGACGAACACTACGTACTTGACTTTCCTGCTGACTGGTATCGGGTTGCTATGGCCTTGGAACAATATCTTGAGTGCGACGCTGTACTTCCAAGATACGATATTCAAACACACCACCGTGTATGCACAGGTGTTCACCAGCTCGATGATGAGTGTGTCTACCTTGGCGTCATTGATCTTTAACGTTTACATTGGTACGCGGCAACACTCGTACGTCGAAAGAGTCACTAGGGGCCTTATCTGGCAGATCATCGTGTTCGTCCTGCTCACCGTTCTGTGTCTTGTGACGGGCAGTGACGAGAGCAGGGGGGCACCGCTGTGGGTGACATTCACGCTCGTTATGATGTTGGTCGCGATGAGTGCAATGGCGACGGCGCTCACGCAGAACGGGATCCTAGCGATCGCTAACGTGTTTGGACCAGAGTTCAGCCAGGCAGTCATGCTGGGCCAAGCCATCGCTGGGGTGCTCCCCTCCGTGGTGCTCTTCATACTGCTACTTTTCAGTAGTGATGGTGCAAAGGGACAAAGCCAGACGGGGATCCTTCTTTACTTCCTGACCACAAGCGGCGTGTGTCTCGTATGCATCGCCCTTTACAAGTCGAGTAGAATCAGCGACAAACTGCTCATCCTTACGTCGCAGGACGAAAGGGAATCACACTCCCTGGACAACAACGGTGGTCACGTCCCACTGTCTCtactgttcaagaaattgaagtaCTTAGTGCTGTCTATCTTCAGCACTTTCGTAGTGTCACTTTCGTTCCCCGTGTTCGCATCCGCAGTGGCAGTGGGCAAGCTGCCCATCAAGAATTTCCAGTTCATCCCACTCGTGTTCACAATCTGGAACCTGGGCGATCTCTACGGGAGGGTCATTGCAGACCTTCCCTTCTTCCGCGATGCATCGTTCACGCCTTACAAAACATTCGTGTACTCAATAGCGAGAGTCGCAACGATCCCACTTTTCCTATACTACACAAGACAGAGCATCGACGAGAGACACACCTGGTGGCTGGACATCGGGTACCTGTTCCTACAGTTCGTGTTCGGCGTTACCAACGGCCACATCGTCTCGATCAGTTTCATGAAAGTGCCAGGCCAATTGGACTCCGACGACGAACGCGAGGCCGCAGGTGGGTTCACCAACATTTTCGCGTCCGTGGGGCTCACCGTCGGGAGTGTCCTCAGTTACACGCTCGTGTACCTCGTCGCAGCGATGCGGCATCACgtaccagcaccagcagtGGACCGGTAG